A window of Clostridium novyi genomic DNA:
GAAACTGTTATGAAATGTGTGCTAAAGCATTAGAAACTGGATGGGGGGGAATTGTATTTAAAACGATAGGTTTCTTTTCTCCAAAAGAGGTATCACCTCGTTTTGATAATTTAAAAAAGGAATGTACTCCATTTTTAGGTTTCAAGAATATGGAGCAAATTGCTGAACATTCATTAGAAGAAAATTTAGAGTCTATGAGAAGATTAAAAGAAAATTATCCTAGCAAAGTATTGGTAGCTTCTATAATGGGACAAAATGAATCAGAATGGACAAAACTTGCTAAGTTAGTTACTGAAATTGGAGCAGATATTATAGAATGTAATTTTTCATGTCCTCAAATGACAAGCCATGATATGGGTTCAGATGTTGGACAAAATCCTGAACTTGTAAAAAAATATTGTCAAGCAGTAAGAAAAGGAACGAATCTACCTATATTGGCTAAAATGACTCCTAATATAGGTAATATGACAATACCAGCTATTGCATCTATAGAAGGAGGAGCAACTGGAATTGCCACAATAAATACAATAAAATGTATATCTGGAATAGATCTTGATAATATGGTTGGATTGCCTGTAATAAATGGTAAATCATCAGTTTCAGGATATTCAGGAAAAGCTGTAAAACCAATAGCTTTAAGATTTATATATGAATTAAAAACAAATAAAAAGCTAAAAGAAATTCCTTTAAGTGGAATTGGAGGTATAGAAACTTGGGAAGATGCTGTAGAATTTATATTACTTGGATCAAGTAATTTACAAGTTACTACATCAGTAATGCAATATGGATATAGGATAGTAGAAGATATGATAAGCGGACTATCTTATTATATGAAAGAAAAAGGATTTGAAAAATTAGAAGATATGGTGGGATTAGCATTAAAAAATATAATACCAGCAGAAGAATTAGATAGAGATTACATTGTATATCCTGAGTTCAATATGGATAAATGTGTAGGATGCGGAAGATGTTATATATCATGTTATGATGGAGGACATCAAGCTATTGAATGGGATTTAGAAAATAGATTACCAGTACTTAATGAAGAAAAATGTGTGGGTTGTCATTTATGTTCTAATGTATGTCCAATACAATGTATAAATAAAGGTAAAATTAAATTTAAAGAAGGATCAAAAGAAAGAAAAATTTTACTTTAGAATAATATATATAAAAATACAGTGCTTTATGTACTGTATTTTTGTATATAGGATATATAATCTTTAAATACATATACAAGGTAACAATGTTATATTATAAAATAAAAAGTGACATATTATTTTATTATAAAAGGATAGGAGAGATATAAGATGCTTTCTATAAAAGAAGAGTTAAAATCATTTAAGCCAAAATCTATAAATACATATGAAATACCTATGAATGATTTAAATGATATATTAGATGGGATTCAAAAAAAAATAAACAATATTGATAAAGCAAGTAAAAAAAATTCTGTATCAATGGAAATGATAAATGAGGAAATTAGAGAAAAGAATAGTAAAATTTTAGAACTAAAAAATCAATTAAAGGATAAATTAACAGAAGAGGAGATGTTTACTGAGAAAATTTTAAATATATTAGATCATATAGATAATGTGTATATATTTGCTATTAAATCTAATAATAATGAGTTAGCTAATAATATTAATAGTGTTATAAAAATAATAAAAGATGATTTGTTACAAATTGAATTTGAGGAAATACCTACAATTGGAACAATATTCAATCCCAAATTGCATAAATGTGTAGGAACTATAACTGATTGTAAAAGGAAAAAATATGAAATTGTAGATGTTATAAAAAAAGGATATAAGTTTAAGCAAAAGATAATAAGAATAGCTCATGTAATAGCGATTAAATGATTATTAATAACTAAATTAAACTACTAACAATATATTTAAAACGCACTTTATAAAAGTGCGTTTTAAAATTTTATGTAATAAAAAGTAGTTAATAAAAATAATATAAAAATATGCCCCTAAAATAATTGGTTATTAATACAAAAATTGGTATAATAATATTAGAATATAGATATAAAACAAAGTAATAAATCTGTGTTTAGGGGGATGGAGGTTATGGATTATGTGGCTAAAACTATTAGTCAAGAGTTAGAATATTTACGTTTATCTACAACAGGAAATAAGAGTTTGGTTTATTTAGATTTAAGAGAAAAAATGTATAAAATATCATGTAGTTTAAACTATCATATAGCAACATTAATGGCTGTATCTAAAATGTTTGGATTTGAACAGTTACATTTAACTAGAGTTCAAAAAAATTATGTAAATATTCAAGGAGTTAAAACTAAATTAGTAGAATTTATTTTAGCACATATAAATGGGATATCTATACTATATTATGAACATCAATATGATTTATTTAAAGAATTTGAAATTTATAAAGATAAATGTGACAAAATATTTAGTAATGAAATAGAAGTTGACTTAACCAAAAATGAATTAGAAGAATTTATAGAAAGTGAATATAAGATTGTAAGAGAATTAGCTGAAGACACAATTGACTTTAATAATAAGTTGAAAATATTAATAAATAGTTTTGATAAATTATTAGAATTTTCTAGTAAGATATTTATAAAATCTAATCTATTTAACGCTATTAATATGATACAAACTTGTGCTATTCAGGATTTAGAACAAGTAAAAAAATATAATCATTAAAGTTAGATAAGAAATAGGTATCTATTTCTTATCTAACTGTTTCTTATTAATTTTTAATAAATAAATATTAAAAATTAAATTAATGCTGATTTTTTACAGGTTATTTATAAAGAGAGTAATCTATTATAGAAAATTGTGGTATAAAACGTAGAAAATAATTCAATAACATATAATTATTAGATAAAATTTTAATTAAATTAAAAATATTTTATGAAAAACATAAAAAAACGTTTGCAAAATTAAGGTTAGTTGGTATAATTATAATATGAACAAACTATTAACAAATTAAAACAAAATTAAATAAATACATAATTAAAAGGAGATGTTCTTATGAAAAAGAAATTAGCTTTACTAGTATTAACTGCATTATTATTAGGGCCTGTATCATCAGCTAAAGCTTATGATAGAGATATTACAATTCCAACACAAAGTATAGCTGTTGTTGATGGAAAGATAAAATCTCAAATAGATATTCAAAAAGAAACATCTACAGTAAATCCTTGGTTATATGTAGATATAAAATTAGACGCAACAAAATCTAAAATGGGAAAATATAATTATGGTGAATTAGCTTTAAAAAGAGCAATAGGATTTATGATAGAAAATAGCCTATCATTAAAAGAAGGAGATTTTTCTATTATATTAAATAATGGGTTTGTTATAAATAGAAATAACTTTAAAGATAGTAAAATAACAAACATAGTTAAAAAAGAAATACTAGATAAAGATTTTTACAGAGGAGATACATTATTTAAAGTTTCTTTCCTTTACCATGATAATTCAGTTCAAAGAACAACTTGTTGGAAACTTATAGATACTATAGATCTTCCAGCTGGATCTAGCCATACTTTAAATAAAAGCTATACTGTGGGTATAACAAAAAATGAGGAATTTGATATGGGACAAGCTTTAGGATTAAAACTTATAACTGAAGTTGGCGGAAGTGCTTCAGGGGATTTCAAATTTCTTTCAGCAAGTTTTTCAAGTAAATTAACTAATGATTTAAACTTTACTGTATCAAAGAATTTCAAAAATAGTAAAGAAATAAAATCATCTTTTGAAAGTACTACAAACATTGCATATACAGCTTGTGATAAGGATAAAGTGATTTTAAGATATCAATTAGTAGACAACTATAAAGTAGATCCTACTGAATTTAAAAAAGGTACTGAAAAATTAGAAAAATTAATGAACCAAGGTGGGGTTAATATAGTTAAAGTAGCACCAGCTGCGGGAGAAACAGGAATAGATGTTCCAATAGATAAGATCTTTGATGTAACTTTATATAAAGAATAGAATAATTATAAGACGCCTAACTCAGTAATGAGTTAGGTGCTTTTCATTTTTTGATAAAATGTGTTAGAATAAATTATTATGTATAGGGATAATGGAAGGAGCTGAATTTTAGTAAGATAATTTATGATATATCTTATTGAAGATAAATATGAAAAATAAAAATTATAAAAAAATATTGAAATATTCCTTAGTTATCATTTGGATGATAGTTATTTTTAATTTTTCTAAAGACCCTGCTGAAGTTTCAAATGGTAAAAGTGGATTAGTAATTAACTTTATTACGGTTTTAGGAATAGATGTAAATGGGATGTTTGGTAAAATGACAAATTTCATTATTAGAAAAATAGGACATTTTACAGAATATTTTGTGTTGTGTATGTTAATTGTTTTTTCTTTAAAAAATGAGGTTAAAAATAATAAAAAGTATATAATATCAATTATAACAACATTTTTATATGCTTGTAGCGATGAAATTCATCAGTTATTTGTTCCTGGTAGAAGTGGAAGAATCACTGATGTTCTGATAGATACTGTGGGGGGAATAATAGCTATACTTATATATAAAGGAATTGTTAAATTAAAAATAGTTTAATAGGAATTAAAACATAAATTGGTAGTAGTTTTACTGTAGAAAAATATGCTAAAATAATTTTTGTATAAAATTAATTGAAAATATAATGTAAGGAGATAACTTAATGTCGAATAATATAGAACTAATGAAAAAAATCATAGAGGAAAAAAAGAAAAAAAGTTCACAGCAAATGTCAAAAGGAAGACCGGCTAAGTGTATTGGTGGAAGTAGAAAGGGTATAAAAAGTTATAAGCAAGGTGGAGTATTTGATAAATAAGTATTAAGTTTTTATTGCATAACTAATAAAAACTATATATTATATTTTAATGAAAAAGCAGTTAATAAGTAAATATAATAAAATTATACCTATAGATTAGAAATATAAAAAAGAATTTTTAATCTATAGGTATTTTTGTTTATAATGATTTTTGAATATAAAGGTTATAAGATGCTACTTAATTCCCTTTAGTTTAAAATCATAGAATTATATATTATTAATATGTTAACAAATAATTACTATTACTAATCATCATACAAATCTTTATAAGTATTTTCTAAATCTAATATATATTTTTCTTCCATGTGTATTAAATTAGTTAAAATATCATATTCTAATTCAAACTTTTTTGGGAATCGTTCAATAAGTCTACCACGTATATCTATCAAAAGAGCTCTACCATCTTTATTGGTATTTATTATCCATTGAATAAATGTTTTTATATTACTATTCCAGTTAGAAGATAGGTTATTATTAAATTCATATATTAAAGAAGAAATTTTATCATATGTAGAAAAATCTATATCTCTTAGTTGATTACTTTTAAGTGTTTCCTTTAATGAATTGTAATATGTAATTTTTTTATATCTATATTTTACGAATATACTAACTAAAACACAAAAAGAATCAAATTGATTTTCATCTTTTATTGCATTTTCATATAATAATAATATTTTTTCTGATGTGTTAATTGATCTATCTATTAAATCTATAATATTATAGGCCATAAAATAACTCCTTAAATTTTAATAATTTCTATAACAAATTTATATTTTATACCAATCATATAAAAAACACAATGAATCAATTTCCTATATGTGATAATTATTCCAATAGACCATAAGGTATTTTAAATTATAGTACATTAAGATATTTGATAACTATTATATTTAAATAACTGCAATAAATACAAATAAAATTTAATAAATTACTAGTCTATGAAAAAAATATCAGAAAAATATAACAAAAAATATAAAATGTAGAAAAAAGTTGAATAAAAATATATAATATAAATAGAATAAATTTTTGGGGGATGTTGCAATGATTAAATTTACAAAAGGATTATTTTTCAAAATAACTAGTAATCTATTGTGTTTAGTAACTATTATATGTATATCAATGGTAGGCATATCATATTGTTTATCTTCAAAACAAATAGTTAATAATAAGGAAATAGAATTAAGTCAAGCTGCAAGACAAACATCAAATCTAGTAAGTGCTACTTTAGGTAAAGATATAAAGGCCATGGAAGCAATTGCAGAGCGTT
This region includes:
- the grpE gene encoding nucleotide exchange factor GrpE, with product MLSIKEELKSFKPKSINTYEIPMNDLNDILDGIQKKINNIDKASKKNSVSMEMINEEIREKNSKILELKNQLKDKLTEEEMFTEKILNILDHIDNVYIFAIKSNNNELANNINSVIKIIKDDLLQIEFEEIPTIGTIFNPKLHKCVGTITDCKRKKYEIVDVIKKGYKFKQKIIRIAHVIAIK
- a CDS encoding VanZ family protein: MKNKNYKKILKYSLVIIWMIVIFNFSKDPAEVSNGKSGLVINFITVLGIDVNGMFGKMTNFIIRKIGHFTEYFVLCMLIVFSLKNEVKNNKKYIISIITTFLYACSDEIHQLFVPGRSGRITDVLIDTVGGIIAILIYKGIVKLKIV
- the preA gene encoding NAD-dependent dihydropyrimidine dehydrogenase subunit PreA — its product is MKAMDLSIEFCGVKCENPFFLSSSPVGNCYEMCAKALETGWGGIVFKTIGFFSPKEVSPRFDNLKKECTPFLGFKNMEQIAEHSLEENLESMRRLKENYPSKVLVASIMGQNESEWTKLAKLVTEIGADIIECNFSCPQMTSHDMGSDVGQNPELVKKYCQAVRKGTNLPILAKMTPNIGNMTIPAIASIEGGATGIATINTIKCISGIDLDNMVGLPVINGKSSVSGYSGKAVKPIALRFIYELKTNKKLKEIPLSGIGGIETWEDAVEFILLGSSNLQVTTSVMQYGYRIVEDMISGLSYYMKEKGFEKLEDMVGLALKNIIPAEELDRDYIVYPEFNMDKCVGCGRCYISCYDGGHQAIEWDLENRLPVLNEEKCVGCHLCSNVCPIQCINKGKIKFKEGSKERKILL